From one Cyanobacterium stanieri PCC 7202 genomic stretch:
- a CDS encoding GTP-binding protein YchF (PFAM: GTPase of unknown function; Protein of unknown function (DUF933)~TIGRFAM: GTP-binding protein YchF~COGs: COG0012 GTPase probable translation factor~InterPro IPR006073:IPR002917:IPR013029:IPR004396~KEGG: cyh:Cyan8802_3030 GTP-binding protein YchF~PFAM: protein of unknown function DUF933; GTP-binding protein HSR1-related~SPTR: GTP-binding protein YchF;~TIGRFAM: GTP-binding protein YchF), translating to MLRAGIVGLPNVGKSTLFNAVVANAKADAANFPFCTIEPNVGVVAVPDERLDVLAKISNSAKVVPTRIEFVDIAGLVKGASKGEGLGNQFLANIREVDAIIHVVRCFDSDDIIHVSGSVDPVRDMEVINLELSLADLTQVERRVERLKKQAKSNNKEAVAEMEILEKILPILNEGKAVRELEFTPEEEEIIKPLGLLTSKPVIYAANVSDEDLATGNQWVEGVKAEATKQNAMVVIVSAQVESELVELGPEEKAEFLESLGVEEGGLQSLIRATYELLGLRTYLTTGETETRAWTIIAGMKAPQAAGVIHSDFERGFIRAETVAYNDLVSCGSMGAAKEKGLVRAEGKEYVVQEGDVLLFRFNV from the coding sequence ATGTTAAGAGCAGGAATTGTCGGACTCCCCAACGTAGGAAAATCAACCTTATTTAATGCCGTAGTAGCCAATGCCAAAGCCGATGCGGCGAACTTCCCCTTTTGTACCATTGAGCCTAATGTGGGAGTTGTAGCCGTGCCTGATGAGCGTTTAGATGTACTGGCAAAAATATCTAACTCCGCCAAAGTAGTCCCTACCCGCATCGAATTTGTGGACATTGCAGGGTTAGTCAAAGGTGCTAGTAAAGGGGAGGGGTTGGGAAATCAATTCCTTGCTAATATTAGAGAAGTAGATGCCATTATTCATGTAGTCAGATGTTTTGACAGTGATGATATTATCCATGTTTCTGGGTCAGTGGATCCAGTGCGTGATATGGAGGTTATCAATTTAGAATTATCCCTCGCTGATTTAACTCAAGTTGAGCGCCGAGTGGAAAGACTCAAAAAACAAGCCAAAAGCAACAATAAGGAAGCTGTGGCGGAAATGGAAATTTTAGAGAAAATTTTGCCTATCCTCAATGAGGGCAAAGCCGTTAGGGAATTAGAATTTACCCCCGAAGAAGAGGAAATTATCAAGCCCCTTGGTTTATTAACCTCAAAACCTGTTATCTATGCCGCCAATGTTAGTGATGAAGATTTAGCCACAGGTAACCAATGGGTAGAGGGTGTAAAAGCAGAAGCTACCAAACAAAATGCCATGGTTGTCATCGTTTCCGCGCAAGTGGAATCGGAGTTAGTAGAGTTAGGGCCAGAGGAAAAGGCAGAGTTTTTAGAATCTTTGGGAGTTGAAGAGGGAGGTTTGCAGTCTTTAATTAGGGCTACTTATGAATTACTCGGATTGCGTACCTATCTCACCACTGGAGAAACTGAAACTAGGGCATGGACTATTATTGCGGGAATGAAAGCACCTCAAGCGGCAGGAGTTATTCATTCTGATTTTGAACGGGGTTTTATTCGGGCTGAAACTGTTGCTTATAATGATTTGGTTAGTTGTGGCAGTATGGGGGCTGCCAAAGAAAAGGGTTTGGTTAGGGCTGAAGGTAAGGAGTATGTGGTGCAAGAGGGGGATGTTTTATTGTTCCGTTTTAATGTTTAG
- a CDS encoding transport system permease protein (PFAM: FecCD transport family~COGs: COG0609 ABC-type Fe3+-siderophore transport system permease component~InterPro IPR000522~KEGG: amr:AM1_3414 iron compound ABC transporter, permease protein, putative~PFAM: transport system permease protein~SPTR: Iron compound ABC transporter, permease protein, putative), with translation MTVETGVRPVETSRSLDSLKSHNSSRKTQLIIIIICVTLLLTFFVSLSSGSVSLTFTEIYQALRGEGAQINQVIIWDLRLPRILAAFVVGAALGTSGALLQGMLRNALATPFLLGISAGAGLVVVVLITLNVFLYMIPLASWLGAILTTALVYSLARTGNGIGVERLILGGVAVSSLFGAIQTTLLLLSDDGRIQRALNWIVGSLNGRGWAELTLASPYILGAIAFACLLARFVNVLNLGDDLAVGLGIPLGRSRLLIGGTATMLAAGAVSIAGLIGFVGLLVPHAMRFLFKSNDYRLLIPMSALGGAMVLSWADLISRIGAVELPVGAVTALIGSPLFVWLLYRRSF, from the coding sequence ATGACTGTTGAGACAGGAGTTCGACCTGTTGAAACTAGCCGTTCATTAGATAGTCTTAAAAGTCATAACAGTAGTAGAAAAACTCAATTGATAATAATAATTATTTGTGTTACTCTACTATTGACTTTTTTTGTTTCTTTGTCATCAGGCTCAGTTTCTCTAACTTTTACAGAAATTTATCAAGCCCTACGAGGTGAGGGTGCGCAAATTAATCAGGTAATTATTTGGGATTTAAGATTACCTCGCATCTTAGCCGCTTTTGTGGTGGGGGCGGCTTTGGGTACTTCTGGAGCTTTGTTGCAGGGAATGTTGCGCAATGCCTTGGCAACTCCTTTTTTGCTCGGTATTTCCGCAGGGGCGGGGTTGGTGGTGGTGGTGTTAATCACCCTGAATGTTTTTCTGTACATGATTCCCCTTGCTTCTTGGTTGGGGGCAATCCTTACCACTGCTTTGGTTTATTCCCTCGCTAGAACTGGTAATGGCATCGGGGTAGAACGTTTAATTTTGGGCGGAGTGGCGGTATCTTCTTTGTTTGGGGCAATCCAAACTACTTTACTCTTACTCTCGGATGATGGCAGGATTCAAAGGGCGCTTAATTGGATTGTGGGGAGTCTTAATGGAAGGGGTTGGGCGGAGTTAACCCTTGCTAGTCCTTACATTTTAGGTGCGATCGCCTTTGCTTGTTTACTAGCCCGTTTTGTCAATGTCCTTAACCTCGGTGATGATTTGGCGGTGGGTTTGGGGATTCCCCTGGGGCGATCGCGCTTACTCATTGGTGGCACCGCTACCATGTTGGCAGCAGGGGCAGTGAGTATCGCAGGGTTAATCGGTTTTGTGGGCTTACTCGTACCCCATGCCATGCGCTTTTTATTCAAAAGCAATGATTATCGTCTTTTAATACCCATGTCTGCATTAGGGGGTGCCATGGTACTATCTTGGGCTGACTTAATATCCCGCATCGGTGCGGTGGAGTTACCCGTAGGCGCTGTTACCGCCCTGATTGGTTCGCCCCTTTTCGTATGGCTATTGTACAGACGCTCTTTTTAA
- a CDS encoding hypothetical protein (KEGG: dwi:Dwil_GK11792 GK11792 gene product from transcript GK11792-RA~SPTR: GA16219) translates to MKSNNIWTILMILLLGGTSVSLAACAEDGEIAPPPAEEGIEIEEDTETPEGIETEEEETEEETTEGEGQE, encoded by the coding sequence ATGAAAAGCAACAATATTTGGACAATTTTAATGATTTTATTATTAGGCGGCACCTCTGTATCCCTTGCCGCTTGTGCAGAAGATGGGGAAATTGCTCCTCCTCCTGCTGAGGAAGGTATCGAAATAGAAGAAGATACAGAAACACCTGAAGGAATTGAAACCGAAGAAGAAGAAACTGAAGAAGAAACCACTGAAGGTGAAGGGCAAGAGTGA
- a CDS encoding hypothetical protein (KEGG: cyc:PCC7424_1607 hypothetical protein~SPTR: Putative uncharacterized protein;~manually curated) yields MGLVKDLQIGDLMCYATLENENGEEFYRGASFEICEQSETYLNQTVALSYEMVNINDCESIEPCGKTRQEEIITAMEIIP; encoded by the coding sequence TTGGGATTAGTCAAAGATTTACAAATCGGTGATTTAATGTGTTACGCCACCTTAGAAAATGAAAACGGCGAGGAGTTTTATCGAGGGGCAAGTTTTGAAATTTGCGAACAATCGGAAACTTATCTTAATCAAACCGTTGCTTTAAGCTATGAGATGGTAAACATTAATGATTGTGAATCTATCGAACCCTGTGGCAAAACTCGTCAAGAGGAAATTATTACAGCCATGGAGATTATTCCATAA
- a CDS encoding ABC transporter related protein (PFAM: ABC transporter~COGs: COG1120 ABC-type cobalamin/Fe3+-siderophores transport systems ATPase components~InterPro IPR003439:IPR017871:IPR003593~KEGG: ava:Ava_4898 ABC transporter-like~PFAM: ABC transporter related~SMART: AAA ATPase~SPTR: ABC transporter-like), translating to MPINTYNLYGGYGKSAIIKSVDLDLERGEWLSLVGANGSGKSTLLKLICRILKPSQGKILLDSKDIHNLPPQTVAKKIAILPQQQTIPQGLTVRQLVSLGRTPHQSWYQWDLTGEDQQAVYQALQETELMAYCDRPVSQLSGGERQRAFLALALAQNPQVLLLDEPTTYLDIHYQLQLLELLKKLNKQGLTIITVLHEINLAVRYSDRLALLKQGQIYQIGDIETVLTPENISAVFDVETVIIDTPIGKQICPLTTSVSAYV from the coding sequence ATGCCTATAAATACTTATAACTTATATGGTGGTTACGGAAAAAGTGCCATTATCAAATCCGTTGATCTCGATTTAGAAAGGGGAGAATGGCTTAGTTTAGTGGGTGCTAACGGCTCAGGAAAATCCACCCTCCTCAAGCTCATCTGTCGCATCCTTAAACCCAGTCAAGGAAAAATTTTACTAGACAGTAAAGATATTCATAACCTTCCTCCCCAAACCGTAGCCAAAAAAATAGCTATCCTACCCCAACAGCAAACCATACCCCAAGGTTTAACAGTCCGTCAGTTGGTAAGTTTGGGGCGTACCCCTCACCAATCATGGTATCAATGGGATTTGACAGGGGAAGACCAACAGGCGGTATATCAAGCCCTCCAAGAAACCGAATTAATGGCATATTGCGATCGCCCCGTAAGCCAATTATCAGGGGGAGAAAGACAAAGAGCCTTTTTAGCCCTTGCCCTTGCCCAAAATCCCCAAGTGTTATTACTCGATGAACCCACCACCTACCTTGATATTCACTATCAATTACAACTATTGGAACTATTGAAAAAGTTGAATAAACAAGGTTTAACCATCATTACAGTATTACACGAGATTAACCTAGCAGTGCGCTATAGCGATCGCCTCGCCCTCCTCAAACAAGGACAAATCTATCAAATCGGCGACATAGAAACCGTCTTAACCCCCGAAAATATATCCGCCGTTTTTGACGTAGAAACCGTCATTATCGACACCCCCATCGGCAAACAAATTTGTCCCCTTACTACTTCTGTTTCTGCCTATGTTTAA
- a CDS encoding membrane protein of unknown function (PFAM: Membrane protein of unknown function~COGs: COG1950 membrane protein~InterPro IPR007165~KEGG: cyh:Cyan8802_2165 membrane protein of unknown function~PFAM: membrane protein of unknown function~SPTR: Putative uncharacterized protein) codes for MVEFLITLCITALAMYIASVIIPGIIMESAQAAFIGAFVLGLVNGIIKPILVFFTFPFTIVTLGLFLLVVNAICFSLVGYFTPGFKVGGFFNALFGSVIVSVVSTIINQIVF; via the coding sequence ATGGTAGAATTTCTTATTACCCTGTGTATTACAGCCCTGGCCATGTATATCGCCTCGGTAATCATACCCGGCATCATCATGGAAAGCGCCCAAGCCGCCTTTATTGGCGCCTTTGTTTTGGGATTAGTCAACGGGATTATTAAACCCATCCTCGTCTTTTTCACCTTCCCTTTTACCATCGTCACCTTGGGTTTATTCCTGCTAGTAGTTAACGCCATTTGTTTTTCTCTGGTGGGTTACTTTACCCCCGGATTCAAAGTAGGTGGATTTTTCAACGCCTTATTTGGTTCCGTAATAGTTTCTGTGGTATCCACCATCATCAACCAAATTGTATTTTAG
- a CDS encoding LSU ribosomal protein L32P (PFAM: Ribosomal L32p protein family~TIGRFAM: ribosomal protein L32~InterPro IPR002677~KEGG: syf:Synpcc7942_0997 50S ribosomal protein L32~PFAM: ribosomal L32p protein~SPTR: 50S ribosomal protein L32;~TIGRFAM: ribosomal protein L32) → MAVPKKKTSKSKRDQRKAHWKRKAKFQADKALSLGKSVLTGNSNSFVYPSKDDDETEE, encoded by the coding sequence ATGGCAGTACCAAAGAAGAAAACATCTAAATCAAAAAGAGATCAACGTAAAGCTCATTGGAAGAGAAAAGCTAAATTTCAAGCAGACAAAGCTCTATCTTTAGGAAAATCTGTTTTGACCGGTAACTCTAATAGTTTTGTTTATCCTTCTAAGGATGATGACGAAACCGAAGAGTAA